In the Drosophila gunungcola strain Sukarami unplaced genomic scaffold, Dgunungcola_SK_2 000001F, whole genome shotgun sequence genome, one interval contains:
- the LOC128261332 gene encoding mitochondrial outer membrane protein SLC25A46, with the protein MEGKNLKTDGKLLEEGLEKENLTFKPRKPLENSIECREKTIVENINADQEAIAKIQYHSSEHDMLDKYMDKQEQNSSIRKYLVVGIHWVSLLTENVLSHPFVVLRWQCQVYNASKHYHLHPFGLLPSIVHLHSRQGLGTLWKGVGSCLIVRGMTCAIDDCISKLTSWPKELDSRTTLKRFGQHVLLKCISIGLVVPFHAASLVKSVQSDIASEKTGILDVMREGGLRLLLWSSPKNSRMLPVWALIGPSVSIGITKYLFNLLIHGVSTRMMRRRITFLQENRVEKFGDSTLDYQNAEIYAGLIAMLTTEVIFFPFETILHRLQLQGTQTIIDNLDNGYAVVPIFTNYRGVFDCYRATITSEGAGGLYKGFGAMVLQFVAHVAIIKLAKWVVNQIAEGISHRPTSRKIQYLDCSSCNKSSTTLSASISSTELDVISVGKYSLD; encoded by the coding sequence ATGGAGGGCAAAAATCTCAAAACGGATGGTAAGCTGCTTGAGGAAGGTCTTGAAAAGGAAAACCTAACCTTTAAGCCCAGAAAACCTTTGGAAAACAGTATTGAATGTCGCGAAAAGACAATTGTGGAAAATATAAACGCCGATCAGGAAGCCATTGCTAAAATCCAATATCATAGTTCGGAGCATGATATGCTGGACAAATATATGGATAAACAGGAGCAAAATTCCTCAATTCGCAAGTATCTGGTTGTTGGTATTCACTGGGTTTCCTTACTTACCGAAAACGTGTTGAGCCATCCGTTTGTAGTATTGCGCTGGCAGTGTCAGGTTTATAATGCATCGAAACACTATCATTTACACCCTTTTGGTCTTCTTCCCAGTATTGTGCATTTGCACAGTCGTCAAGGACTTGGCACACTATGGAAAGGAGTGGGCAGCTGCCTCATTGTTCGCGGCATGACCTGTGCCATTGACGATTGCATATCAAAGCTTACCAGCTGGCCCAAGGAACTGGACAGTCGAACTACTTTGAAGCGATTTGGGCAACATGTTCTCCTCAAATGTATAAGCATCGGTTTGGTTGTGCCATTTCACGCTGCTTCCTTGGTAAAATCAGTGCAAAGCGACATAGCCAGTGAGAAAACAGGAATACTCGATGTGATGCGGGAAGGAGGACTACGACTTTTGCTCTGGAGTTCCCCGAAAAATAGCCGAATGCTACCTGTTTGGGCTTTGATAGGTCCCAGTGTTTCGATTGGCATCACCAAGTATCTCTTCAACTTGCTAATACACGGCGTGTCCACACGAATGATGCGCAGGCGAATCACATTTTTGCAAGAAAATCGAGTTGAAAAGTTTGGCGACAGTACGCTGGATTACCAAAATGCAGAGATATATGCCGGACTTATTGCTATGCTGACAACTGAAGTTATTTTCTTCCCATTTGAAACTATTCTGCATCGTCTTCAACTGCAGGGTACCCAAACAATAATCGATAACCTCGATAATGGATATGCTGTGGTGCCGATTTTCACAAACTACCGCGGCGTCTTTGACTGCTATCGAGCAACAATTACTTCTGAGGGAGCTGGTGGACTGTACAAGGGCTTTGGAGCCATGGTCCTGCAATTTGTGGCCCATGTGGCTATAATAAAACTGGCCAAATGGGTCGTAAATCAGATAGCTGAGGGTATTTCCCATCGACCAACATCACGAAAAATACAGTATCTCGATTGCAGTTCATGCAACAAGAGCTCTACGACATTATCAGCAAGCATTTCCAGCACTGAATTGGATGTGATCAGTGTGGGAAAGTATTCACTGGATTAA
- the LOC128262573 gene encoding uncharacterized protein LOC128262573 encodes MSDDKDVLLEEACYRITVTDQENDDEQPQAIHNDSNLEIITEDESHPYKFLQNCSSAALWICVLYNFSMISLIVLVCIYKRWN; translated from the exons atgag TGATGACAAAGATGTTTTGTTGGAGGAAGCCTGTTACAGGATCACTGTTACCGACCAAGAAAATGATGATGAACAACCCCAAGCAATTCATAACGACTCCAATCTAGAAATAATTACTGAAGATGAATCACATCCATATAAATTTCTGCAAAATTGCAGTTCTGCTGCATTGTGGATTTGCGTTCTTTATAACTTTTCCATGATTTCGTTAATAGTGTTAGTATGCATTTACAAACGCtggaattaa
- the LOC128261438 gene encoding uncharacterized protein LOC128261438, producing the protein MDLPLLLLLQLALVLLAIFAPVRCQVACNAPSGAVRQKRLVVRSPAAGELAKLDTCQIRVAPWSGQVCQVRVDFERLELPQPQLNANSGLLECVDYLQIQHFRLCGRNSGQHLYLPISRGQELQLLFRLATSLGRQSTWQMTLTQLECPRDSASLSVSPPEVQPQSPPTVRPILPFFGNLLPRTIFGGQSGFGSGSGPAAQLIQSLTSPSLADLELLAPLGCDQYYRTTTGGIVSFNFAGGIYMPNMKYSICVKGAADSEISYKIDHFELSKANSEQPGPAYDTECRSTVLTPLRVSDYLVIPDARMVGRPELQATYYCGNGLAGQELVARPPFVLRFASDSQSSASETGFQLTYTVRRAQNAQVTEAL; encoded by the exons ATGGATTTgcccctgctgctgctgctgcagctggccCTCGTGCTCTTAGCCATATTTGCACCTGTGCGCTGTCAAGTGGCCTGCAATGCGCCGAGTGGGGCTGTCCGCCAGAAACGCCTGGTGGTTCGCAGTCCGGCAGCCGGTGAGCTGGCCAAGTTGGACACTTGCCAGATCCGTGTGGCGCCGTGGAGCGGCCAGGTGTGCCAGGTGCGAGTCGATTTCGAGCGATTGGAGTTGCCGCAGCCGCAGCTGAATGCCAATTCCGGACTGCTGGAGTGCGTCGACTATCTGCAGATTCAGCATTTCCGGCTGTGCGGTCGCAACAGTGGTCAGCACTTGTACTTACCCATTAGCCGGGGTCAAGAGCTGCAGCTTCTGTTCCGACTGGCCACATCGCTGGGCCGGCAGTCCACCTGGCAGATGACCCTCACCCAGCTGGAGTGCCCCAGGGATTCGGCTTCTTTGAGCGTAAGCCCGCCCGAGGTGCAGCCACAATCACCACCCACCGTGCGACCTATCCTGCCCTTTTTCGGCAACCTCCTACCACGCACCATTTTCGGCGGACAATCTGGCTTCGGTTCGGGCTCTGGACCTGCCGCCCAGCTCATCCAATCCCTCACCTCGCCATCGCTGGCCGATCTGGAGCTGCTGGCTCCTCTGGGCTGTGATCAGTACTACAGGACCACGACCGGCGGCATCGTGAGCTTCAACTTCGCCGGTGGCATCTACATGCCGAACATGAAATACTCGATCTGTGTCAAGGGAGCAGCAGACAGTGAGATAAG CTACAAGATCGATCACTTTGAGCTCTCGAAGGCGAATTCAGAACAGCCAGGACCCGCCTACGACACCGAGTGCCGCAGTACAGTGTTGACCCCGTTGCGCGTATCCGACTACCTGGTCATTCCCGACGCTCGGATGGTCGGTCGACCGGAGCTGCAGGCCACTTACTACTGTGGCAATGGACTGGCTGGTCAGGAACTGGTGGCCCGTCCACCGTTTGTCCTGCGATTCGCCAGTGATTCGCAGTCGAGTGCCTCCGAAACGGGCTTCCAGCTGACATACACGGTCCGTCGGGCACAAAATGCCCAAGTGACCGAAGCACTGTAA
- the LOC128262572 gene encoding uncharacterized protein LOC128262572: MDTEKPMAGTSGPGTFQDEVDFTSGYETQYRKEYSPLKPIYVPPPDGKNAWFRNWSTILMIMFLSGVFILGTVMLVVQVFTASPLQIFMIVAIYVAIAAVMIWLEVQSIKVR, translated from the coding sequence ATGGACACGGAAAAGCCAATGGCGGGCACCTCGGGCCCAGGAACGTTCCAGGATGAGGTCGACTTCACCAGTGGCTACGAAACGCAATACCGAAAAGAGTACAGCCCCCTCAAACCGATATACGTACCCCCGCCGGATGGAAAAAACGCCTGGTTTCGCAACTGGTCCACCATTCTGATGATAATGTTCCTATCCGGAGTCTTCATCCTGGGCACCGTAATGCTGGTGGTCCAGGTTTTCACCGCCAGTCCTCTGCAGATTTTCATGATTGTAGCCATTTATGTGGCCATAGCCGCTGTGATGATTTGGCTGGAGGTGCAGTCCATAAAAGTGCGATGA